The Micromonospora krabiensis genome window below encodes:
- a CDS encoding 2-oxoacid:acceptor oxidoreductase subunit alpha, with product MTKQIRQLDRVVIRFAGDSGDGMQLTGDRFTSETAQLGNDISTLPNFPAEIRAPAGTLPGVSSFQVHFADYDILTPGDAPNVLVAMNPAALKANLVDLPRGADIIVNTDEFTKRNLAKVGYQVSPLDDDSLAGYVVHPVALTSMTIGALADQEVSKKDAERAKNMFALGLLSWMYSRPYESTLRFLERKFAARPELVAANVAAFRAGWNFGETTEDFAVRYEVKPAKMRPGTYRNITGNAALSLGLVAAGVRSGLPVFLGAYPITPASDILHELSKHKKFGVLTMQAEDEIAAVGAALGASYGGSLGVTTTSGPGVALKSETISLAVALELPLVIVDVQRAGPSTGMPTKTEQADLNMALYGRHGEAPVAVIAPKSPSDCFYAALEAARIALTYRTPVILLSDNYVANGSEPWLLPDVESLPDLRVEFASAPNGEDGTTFLPYLRDPETLARPWAIPGTPGLEHRIGGLEKADKTGDISYDPANHDFMVRTRAARIETIPVPDVEVDDPDGDARVLVLGWGSTYGPIGAACRGLRQRGLSIAQAHLRHLNPMPANLEAVLRSYDRVVIPEMNLGQLAHVVRARYLVDAISYNQVRGLPFTANELETMLEEVLKNV from the coding sequence GTGACCAAGCAGATCCGTCAACTGGACCGGGTCGTCATCCGGTTCGCCGGCGACTCCGGCGATGGCATGCAGCTGACCGGTGACCGGTTCACCTCGGAGACCGCGCAGCTCGGCAACGACATCTCCACGCTGCCCAACTTCCCCGCCGAGATCCGGGCGCCCGCCGGCACTCTGCCGGGTGTGTCGAGCTTCCAGGTCCACTTCGCCGACTACGACATCCTGACCCCGGGCGACGCGCCGAACGTGCTGGTGGCGATGAACCCGGCCGCGTTGAAGGCCAACCTGGTCGACCTGCCGCGCGGCGCGGACATCATCGTCAACACCGACGAGTTCACCAAGCGCAACCTGGCCAAGGTGGGCTACCAGGTCAGCCCGCTCGACGACGACTCGCTCGCCGGCTACGTGGTCCACCCGGTGGCGTTGACCTCGATGACGATCGGCGCGCTGGCCGACCAGGAGGTGTCCAAGAAGGACGCCGAGCGGGCGAAGAACATGTTCGCCCTCGGGCTGCTGAGCTGGATGTACTCCCGCCCGTACGAGTCGACGCTGCGGTTCCTGGAGCGCAAGTTCGCGGCCCGGCCGGAGCTGGTCGCCGCGAACGTCGCCGCCTTCCGGGCCGGCTGGAACTTCGGCGAGACCACCGAGGACTTCGCGGTCCGCTACGAGGTCAAGCCGGCGAAGATGCGGCCGGGCACCTACCGCAACATCACCGGCAACGCGGCGCTCTCGCTCGGGCTGGTCGCCGCCGGCGTCCGCTCGGGGCTGCCGGTCTTCCTCGGCGCCTACCCGATCACGCCGGCGTCGGACATCCTTCACGAGCTGAGCAAGCACAAGAAGTTCGGCGTACTCACCATGCAGGCCGAGGACGAGATCGCGGCGGTCGGCGCGGCGCTGGGCGCGTCGTACGGCGGCTCGCTCGGCGTGACCACGACCAGCGGCCCCGGCGTGGCCCTGAAGAGCGAGACGATCTCCCTGGCGGTGGCTCTGGAGCTGCCCCTGGTCATCGTCGACGTGCAGCGGGCCGGGCCGTCGACCGGCATGCCGACGAAGACCGAGCAGGCCGACCTCAACATGGCGCTCTACGGCCGGCACGGCGAGGCCCCGGTGGCCGTGATCGCCCCCAAGTCGCCGTCGGACTGCTTCTACGCGGCGCTGGAGGCCGCCCGGATCGCGCTGACCTACCGCACGCCGGTCATCCTGCTGTCGGACAACTACGTCGCGAACGGCTCCGAGCCGTGGCTGCTCCCGGACGTGGAGTCCCTGCCCGACCTGCGGGTGGAGTTCGCCAGCGCGCCGAACGGGGAGGACGGCACCACCTTCCTGCCCTACCTGCGCGACCCGGAGACCCTGGCCAGGCCGTGGGCCATCCCCGGCACGCCGGGCCTGGAGCACCGGATCGGCGGTTTGGAGAAGGCCGACAAGACCGGCGACATCTCGTACGACCCGGCGAACCACGACTTCATGGTGCGCACCCGGGCGGCCCGCATCGAGACCATCCCGGTGCCGGACGTCGAGGTCGACGACCCGGACGGCGACGCCCGCGTGCTCGTGCTCGGCTGGGGTTCGACGTACGGGCCGATCGGCGCCGCCTGCCGTGGGCTGCGCCAGCGCGGGCTGTCGATCGCCCAGGCGCACCTGCGGCACCTGAACCCGATGCCGGCCAACCTCGAGGCCGTGCTGCGCTCGTACGACCGCGTGGTCATCCCCGAGATGAACCTCGGCCAGCTCGCCCACGTGGTCCGGGCGCGCTACCTGGTCGACGCGATCAGCTACAACCAGGTCCGCGGCCTGCCGTTCACGGCCAACGAGCTGGAGACGATGCTGGAAGAGGTCCTGAAGAATGTCTGA
- a CDS encoding 2-oxoacid:ferredoxin oxidoreductase subunit beta, translating into MSEPIALKLTAKDFKSDQEVRWCPGCGDYAILAAVQQFMPELNIPRERIVFVSGIGCSSRFPYYMNTYGMHSIHGRAPAIATGLSASRPDLSVWVVTGDGDALSIGGNHLIHALRRNVNLKILLFNNRIYGLTKGQYSPTSEVGKITKSTPAGSADAPFNPLSLALGAEATFVGRTIDSDRKHLQSVLRAAAEHEGSAFVEIYQNCNIFNDGAFDQLKEPATRDDYLIRLEHGQPITFGKDGQFCVVHPPGGFGLEVRETAATSPDEIVVHDATVTDPAYAFALSRLPGLDLRNTPIGVLRSVDRPSYDSVVQGQLAAARSKVTETPEQQLAGLLNSGDTWTIL; encoded by the coding sequence ATGTCTGAGCCCATCGCCCTCAAGCTCACCGCCAAGGACTTCAAGTCCGACCAGGAGGTGCGCTGGTGCCCCGGCTGCGGTGACTACGCCATCCTCGCCGCCGTCCAGCAGTTCATGCCGGAGCTGAACATCCCCCGGGAGCGGATCGTCTTCGTCTCCGGGATCGGCTGCTCGTCCCGCTTCCCGTACTACATGAACACCTACGGGATGCACTCGATCCACGGCCGCGCCCCGGCGATCGCCACCGGCCTCTCCGCCTCCCGCCCGGACCTGTCGGTCTGGGTGGTCACCGGCGACGGCGACGCGCTCTCCATCGGCGGCAACCACCTGATCCACGCGCTGCGCCGCAACGTCAACCTCAAGATCCTGCTCTTCAACAACCGGATCTACGGGCTGACCAAGGGTCAGTACTCCCCCACCTCCGAGGTCGGCAAGATCACCAAGTCGACGCCGGCCGGTTCGGCGGATGCCCCGTTCAACCCGCTGTCGCTGGCCCTCGGCGCCGAGGCGACCTTCGTCGGCCGCACCATCGACTCCGACCGCAAGCACCTCCAGTCGGTGCTGCGCGCCGCCGCCGAGCACGAGGGTTCGGCGTTCGTGGAGATCTACCAGAACTGCAACATCTTCAACGACGGGGCGTTCGACCAGCTCAAGGAGCCGGCGACCCGGGACGACTACCTGATCCGGCTGGAGCACGGGCAGCCGATCACGTTCGGCAAGGACGGGCAGTTCTGCGTCGTCCACCCGCCGGGCGGCTTCGGCCTGGAGGTACGCGAGACCGCCGCCACCAGCCCCGACGAGATCGTCGTGCACGATGCCACGGTCACCGACCCCGCGTACGCCTTCGCGCTGTCCCGGCTGCCCGGCCTCGACCTGCGCAACACCCCGATCGGTGTCCTCCGCTCGGTCGACCGGCCGTCCTACGACAGCGTGGTGCAGGGCCAGTTGGCGGCCGCCCGGTCGAAGGTCACCGAGACCCCGGAGCAGCAGCTCGCCGGGCTGCTCAACAGCGGGGACACCTGGACGATCCTCTGA
- a CDS encoding FMN-dependent NADH-azoreductase, whose product MAHLLHIDSSIRGEQSVSRRLTARAVAGWRAANPDGTVTYRDLGRNPLPHLDEAGGLARMLPADQHTPEQRASWQLTEQLVDEVKRADTILLGLPLYNYGAPSSVKAWVDHLIAAGLSYDPETNAGLLGGRDLIVLASRGGGYSPGTPREGWDHASPWLPHGLSLTGLEPRLIACELSLAPVTPAMAELIPLHEESLAAAERAIDELWVPAPTGA is encoded by the coding sequence ATGGCACACCTGTTGCACATCGACTCGAGCATCCGGGGGGAGCAGTCGGTCAGTCGCCGGCTCACCGCTCGCGCCGTCGCCGGCTGGCGCGCCGCCAACCCGGACGGAACCGTGACCTACCGCGACCTCGGCCGGAACCCGCTGCCCCACCTCGACGAGGCGGGCGGGCTGGCGCGGATGCTCCCCGCCGACCAGCACACGCCCGAGCAGCGGGCGTCGTGGCAGCTGACCGAGCAGCTGGTGGACGAGGTGAAGCGCGCCGACACGATCCTGCTCGGCCTCCCGCTCTACAACTACGGCGCGCCGAGCAGCGTGAAGGCGTGGGTCGACCACCTCATCGCCGCCGGCCTGTCGTACGACCCGGAGACCAACGCCGGTCTCCTCGGCGGCCGCGACCTCATCGTGCTGGCCAGCCGGGGTGGCGGCTACAGCCCCGGCACCCCACGCGAGGGTTGGGACCACGCGTCGCCGTGGCTGCCGCACGGCCTCTCGCTGACCGGCCTGGAGCCGCGCCTCATCGCCTGCGAGCTCAGCCTCGCCCCGGTCACCCCGGCCATGGCCGAGCTGATCCCGCTGCACGAGGAGAGTCTCGCCGCCGCGGAGCGCGCGATCGACGAGCTGTGGGTGCCGGCCCCGACCGGGGCCTGA
- a CDS encoding MarR family winged helix-turn-helix transcriptional regulator — translation MSAGEVGQAERRSGALLDHLARRMRLRSESVLAPLGLRPRHLVALTVLRTSGDISQQALAGTLQIDGTNVVGLLNDLEAEGLVERKRSAEDRRRHVVSMTETGTKRLREAECALATVENDVLSALSPVERETLYELLCRAASAPVTCAEAAAEGDPDSSC, via the coding sequence ATGTCTGCGGGGGAGGTCGGCCAGGCGGAGCGTCGGTCCGGCGCACTGCTTGATCACCTGGCGCGGCGGATGCGACTGCGATCGGAATCCGTGCTCGCGCCCCTGGGCCTGCGCCCCCGGCACCTCGTCGCGCTCACGGTGCTGCGCACCTCCGGCGACATCAGCCAACAGGCGCTCGCCGGCACCCTCCAGATCGACGGCACGAACGTCGTCGGGCTGCTCAACGACCTGGAGGCGGAGGGGCTGGTCGAGCGGAAGCGCTCAGCGGAGGACCGCCGCCGGCATGTGGTCAGCATGACCGAAACCGGCACGAAACGGCTCCGTGAGGCGGAATGCGCCCTCGCCACGGTCGAAAACGACGTGCTCAGCGCCCTCAGCCCGGTCGAGCGCGAGACGCTCTACGAGCTGCTCTGCCGCGCCGCGAGCGCGCCGGTCACCTGCGCCGAGGCCGCCGCCGAGGGGGACCCGGACAGCTCCTGCTGA
- a CDS encoding potassium channel family protein — MIHFPAQRRGPLSALSLRLAAAIGLVFATVAVVYLDRDGYRDVNEDGITLLDAFYYTVVTLSTTGYGDITPFSESARLVNVVFITPARVLFLIILVGTTLEVLTEQYRTGRRLTRWRKTVKNHVIICGYGTKGRSAVSALLENGLDKSRIIVVERSGAALRQATSAGLVAIEGSATRSATLDEAHVRTAKAVIIATDSDDASVLVALTVRQLTAGQVRIIAAAREAENAPLLKQSGAHHVIVSSATAGRLLGLSTSAPPLIDVVEDLLTPGQGMALAMRSAERDEVGRSPRELDTLVIALVRRGKVVTLADRAGAVIETGDMLVHVRDDRPQSTPVA; from the coding sequence GTGATCCATTTTCCCGCGCAACGGCGAGGACCGCTCAGCGCGCTGAGCCTGCGCCTGGCGGCCGCGATCGGCCTGGTCTTCGCGACGGTGGCGGTCGTCTATCTGGACCGGGACGGCTACCGCGACGTCAACGAGGACGGCATCACCCTCCTCGACGCCTTCTACTACACGGTGGTGACCCTCTCCACCACCGGTTACGGGGACATCACCCCGTTCAGTGAGAGCGCCCGGCTGGTGAACGTCGTGTTCATCACCCCGGCGCGGGTGCTGTTCCTGATCATCCTGGTCGGCACCACCCTGGAAGTCCTGACCGAGCAGTACCGGACCGGCCGTCGGCTGACGCGGTGGAGGAAGACCGTGAAGAACCACGTCATCATCTGCGGCTACGGCACGAAGGGCCGCAGCGCGGTCTCCGCCCTGCTGGAGAACGGGCTCGACAAGTCCCGGATCATCGTCGTCGAGCGCAGCGGCGCTGCGCTGCGGCAGGCCACGTCCGCCGGGCTCGTCGCGATCGAGGGCTCCGCGACCCGTTCGGCCACCCTGGACGAGGCGCACGTACGCACCGCCAAGGCCGTGATCATCGCGACCGACAGCGACGACGCGTCGGTCCTGGTGGCCCTGACCGTACGGCAGCTGACCGCCGGTCAGGTGCGGATCATCGCCGCCGCGCGGGAGGCGGAGAACGCCCCGCTGCTCAAGCAGAGCGGCGCGCACCACGTGATCGTCTCCTCGGCCACCGCAGGTCGGCTGCTGGGCCTGTCGACGTCCGCGCCGCCGCTGATCGACGTCGTGGAGGACCTGCTCACGCCGGGGCAGGGCATGGCGTTGGCGATGCGGTCGGCGGAGCGGGACGAGGTGGGCCGCTCGCCACGCGAGCTGGACACGCTGGTCATCGCGCTGGTGCGGCGGGGCAAGGTGGTCACGTTGGCGGACCGGGCCGGCGCGGTCATCGAGACCGGCGACATGTTGGTGCACGTCCGCGACGACCGGCCGCAGTCGACGCCGGTCGCCTGA
- a CDS encoding SigE family RNA polymerase sigma factor, translating to MTTTGGRRAEADAEYTDYVRSRMVRWRRTAYLMTGDWDRGDDILQRVLTELYRNWARARRADNLDALVRTMLLRRLLDERRLRWTRVALGAALPERHTDPVDPTDRITLVGVLRQVPPRQRAVLVLRYFQDLSVEETAHALGCSPGTVKSQAAKGLSTLRALLAPTPTAR from the coding sequence GTGACGACAACCGGCGGGCGACGAGCCGAGGCCGACGCCGAGTACACCGACTACGTGCGCTCCCGGATGGTGCGATGGCGGCGCACCGCGTACCTGATGACCGGCGACTGGGACCGCGGCGACGACATCCTGCAGCGGGTGCTCACCGAGCTGTACCGCAACTGGGCGCGCGCCCGCCGGGCGGACAACCTGGACGCCCTCGTCCGGACGATGCTGCTCCGGCGCCTGCTGGACGAACGGCGGCTGCGCTGGACCCGGGTGGCGCTCGGTGCCGCGCTGCCCGAACGGCACACCGACCCGGTCGACCCGACCGACCGGATCACCCTCGTCGGGGTGCTGCGTCAGGTGCCGCCCCGACAACGCGCGGTGCTCGTGCTCCGGTACTTCCAGGATCTCAGCGTCGAGGAGACCGCGCACGCCCTCGGCTGCTCGCCCGGCACCGTGAAGAGCCAGGCCGCGAAGGGTCTGTCCACCCTGCGTGCCCTGCTCGCCCCCACCCCGACCGCCCGCTGA
- a CDS encoding helix-turn-helix domain-containing protein, translating to MSLLRRVIGGVLRRLRLRQGRTLREVAQAAGVSVPYLSEVERGRKEASSEVLAAICRALGIHLSELLEEARDDLRQVEPRVPVAPRGLTTLEPVPASRRDGGPTLPLGPRTPRAMLHRGPGANGPTLRVDRFGPRPAGRPGPRTVRLLGCPRTRTGPRRLTTV from the coding sequence ATGTCGTTGCTGCGACGGGTGATCGGTGGGGTGCTGCGCCGGCTGCGACTGCGGCAGGGCCGCACGCTGCGCGAGGTGGCCCAGGCCGCCGGCGTGTCCGTGCCCTACCTGTCCGAGGTGGAACGGGGTCGCAAGGAGGCCTCGTCGGAGGTGCTGGCAGCGATCTGCCGGGCGCTCGGCATCCACCTCTCCGAGCTGCTGGAGGAGGCGCGGGACGACCTGCGCCAGGTCGAGCCGCGGGTGCCGGTCGCACCGCGCGGGCTGACCACGCTGGAGCCGGTCCCGGCGAGCCGACGCGACGGGGGGCCGACCCTGCCGCTGGGGCCGCGTACGCCGCGGGCCATGCTGCACCGCGGTCCCGGCGCGAATGGGCCGACCCTGCGGGTGGACCGGTTCGGTCCTCGGCCGGCGGGGCGCCCTGGTCCGCGTACCGTCCGGTTGCTCGGTTGCCCACGCACCCGCACGGGCCCGCGGCGCCTGACGACCGTCTAG
- a CDS encoding ATP-dependent Clp protease proteolytic subunit has product MIGYEAVRMLDDGRPSFGDQVFERLLKERIVFLGSEVTDATANQICAQILLLAAEDPERDIFLYINSPGGSVSAGMAVYDTMRYVRNDVATLAIGFAGSMGQFLLCGGTAGKRYALPHSRIMMHQPSGGFGGTSADITIQAENLLRVKRSMQELIARHSGRTLEEIQRDWDRDRWFTADEAREYGLIDQVITGVDELAVG; this is encoded by the coding sequence ATGATCGGTTACGAGGCTGTGCGGATGCTGGACGACGGGCGGCCGTCCTTCGGCGACCAGGTGTTCGAGCGGCTGCTGAAGGAGCGCATCGTCTTCCTCGGCTCGGAGGTCACCGACGCAACGGCGAACCAGATCTGCGCCCAGATCCTGCTGCTGGCGGCTGAGGACCCCGAGCGGGACATCTTCCTCTACATCAACTCGCCGGGCGGCTCGGTCAGCGCGGGCATGGCGGTCTACGACACGATGCGGTACGTCCGCAACGACGTGGCCACCCTGGCGATCGGCTTCGCCGGCTCGATGGGCCAGTTCCTGCTGTGCGGGGGCACGGCCGGCAAGCGGTACGCGCTGCCGCACTCGCGGATCATGATGCACCAACCGTCCGGGGGGTTCGGCGGGACGAGCGCCGACATCACCATCCAGGCGGAGAACCTGCTGCGCGTGAAGCGGAGCATGCAGGAGCTGATCGCCCGGCACAGCGGGCGGACGCTGGAGGAGATCCAGCGCGACTGGGACCGGGACCGCTGGTTCACCGCCGACGAGGCCCGCGAGTACGGGCTGATCGATCAGGTGATCACGGGCGTCGACGAGCTGGCGGTGGGCTGA
- a CDS encoding winged helix-turn-helix transcriptional regulator: MKPDVYSQKCGSRQVLDRIGDRWSVLVVLTLADGTKRYGDLARRIQGVSQKMLTQTLRALERDGLVTREVHASVPPRVDYALTELGRSLLDLVSGLEAWATTHLDEVEAARVRYDAQAM, translated from the coding sequence GTGAAGCCCGACGTTTACAGCCAGAAGTGCGGCAGCCGGCAGGTTCTCGACCGCATCGGGGACCGGTGGAGCGTCCTGGTGGTGCTCACCCTCGCCGACGGGACCAAGCGCTACGGCGACCTGGCCAGACGCATCCAGGGGGTGAGCCAGAAGATGCTCACCCAGACGCTGCGTGCCCTGGAGCGCGACGGGCTGGTCACCCGCGAGGTGCACGCCAGCGTCCCGCCCCGGGTCGACTACGCCCTGACCGAGCTCGGGCGCAGCCTGCTCGACCTGGTCTCCGGGCTGGAGGCGTGGGCCACGACCCACCTCGACGAGGTGGAGGCCGCCCGGGTCCGCTACGACGCCCAGGCGATGTAA
- a CDS encoding SDR family oxidoreductase translates to MSIVVTGVTGHLGRLVVESLLSRGVPADGIVALGRDTTKLADLAERGVTVRRGDYDDPASLRTALAGAEKLVYVSGNELGRRVEQSRNVIAAAKEAGVGLIAYTSIPKADTSGLILAKEHYAIEQEIAASGLPYVFLRNSWYLENYTTQIPTYLQFGVAGAAEDGRVSAATRAEFAEAAAVVVTTDGHANQVYELGGAPFTLSELAEELSRQTGQEVTYTDLSEDKYAEVLVGAGVPADFAAVLADSDRGLARGELEVEGDDLARLIGRRPVTLAEALRAVL, encoded by the coding sequence ATGTCCATCGTCGTCACCGGCGTCACCGGCCACCTCGGTCGACTCGTCGTGGAATCGCTGCTCAGCCGGGGCGTACCGGCCGACGGCATCGTCGCGCTCGGGCGGGACACCACCAAGCTCGCCGACCTCGCCGAGCGCGGGGTGACCGTGCGGCGCGGCGACTACGACGACCCCGCGTCGCTGCGCACCGCCCTCGCCGGCGCCGAGAAGCTGGTGTACGTCTCCGGCAACGAGCTCGGCCGCCGGGTCGAGCAGTCCCGCAACGTGATCGCCGCGGCCAAGGAGGCGGGTGTCGGTCTCATCGCCTACACCAGCATCCCCAAGGCGGACACGTCCGGCCTGATCCTCGCCAAGGAGCACTACGCGATCGAGCAGGAGATCGCAGCCTCCGGCCTGCCGTACGTCTTCCTCCGCAACAGCTGGTACCTGGAGAACTACACCACCCAGATCCCCACCTACCTCCAGTTCGGGGTGGCCGGTGCCGCCGAGGACGGCCGGGTCAGCGCGGCCACCCGCGCCGAATTCGCCGAGGCCGCCGCCGTGGTGGTCACCACCGACGGCCACGCCAACCAGGTGTACGAGCTGGGCGGCGCGCCGTTCACGCTGAGCGAGCTGGCCGAGGAGCTGTCCCGGCAGACGGGGCAGGAGGTGACCTACACCGACCTGTCCGAGGACAAGTACGCCGAGGTGCTGGTGGGCGCGGGCGTCCCCGCCGACTTCGCGGCCGTCCTCGCCGACAGCGACCGCGGCCTCGCCCGGGGCGAGCTGGAGGTCGAGGGCGACGACCTGGCCCGACTCATCGGCCGCCGGCCGGTCACTCTGGCCGAGGCGCTCCGCGCCGTGCTCTGA
- a CDS encoding class I SAM-dependent DNA methyltransferase, with amino-acid sequence MIEPDFLRDTRASYDAVAASYDRQFRDELASKPYDRAVLTTFAELVRRDGGGPVADVGCGLGTVTGHLADLGLDVFGIDLSPEMVALARRNRPGLRFEEGSMTALDLPEGGLAGITAWYSIIHVPDELLPDTFTGFHRALAPGGHLAMVFQVGDEPVVRTEAFGRPISLTLRRRRPEQVEALLAGAGFALCARLVREPEPYAGGTETTPQAYLVARKPRG; translated from the coding sequence ATGATCGAACCGGACTTCCTGCGCGACACCCGGGCGTCGTACGACGCCGTGGCCGCCTCCTACGACCGGCAGTTCCGCGACGAACTGGCCAGCAAGCCGTACGACCGGGCCGTCCTCACCACCTTCGCGGAGCTGGTCCGGCGCGACGGCGGCGGACCGGTCGCCGACGTCGGCTGTGGCCTGGGCACGGTCACCGGTCACCTCGCCGACCTGGGCCTGGACGTCTTCGGCATCGACCTCTCGCCGGAGATGGTGGCGCTGGCCCGGCGCAACCGCCCCGGGCTGCGGTTCGAGGAGGGCTCGATGACCGCACTCGACCTGCCCGAGGGTGGCCTGGCGGGGATCACGGCCTGGTACTCGATCATCCACGTGCCCGACGAGCTGCTGCCCGACACGTTCACCGGGTTCCACCGGGCCCTCGCCCCGGGCGGCCACCTCGCCATGGTCTTCCAGGTGGGCGACGAGCCCGTGGTCCGCACCGAGGCGTTCGGCCGGCCGATCTCGCTCACCCTGCGCCGCCGACGCCCCGAGCAGGTCGAGGCCCTGTTGGCCGGGGCCGGGTTCGCGCTGTGCGCGCGCCTCGTCCGCGAGCCCGAGCCGTACGCGGGCGGGACCGAGACGACGCCACAGGCGTACCTGGTGGCCCGCAAGCCGCGCGGATGA
- a CDS encoding GNAT family N-acetyltransferase produces the protein MTTPEITIAAPTERARVVDSLVAAFARDPVLRHLFPDPGTYPRHAAAFFGYLFDKRVHRQTIWTIGHGASVAIWEPPAPSDEPADDSLAAQLPAAELSRVRAYERAIHSALPRTPFWYLGVLGTHPDYAGRRWGHAVMGAGLRRAAEDGVPAVLETSNPGNVEVYRRAGWEVVGVVEEPLPTWIMQQSQAVRTSDR, from the coding sequence GTGACAACGCCCGAGATCACGATCGCCGCCCCAACCGAACGCGCCCGGGTCGTCGACTCGCTGGTCGCCGCGTTCGCCCGGGACCCCGTGCTGCGACACCTGTTCCCCGACCCGGGCACCTATCCGCGCCACGCTGCCGCGTTCTTCGGGTATCTGTTCGACAAGCGGGTGCACCGGCAGACGATCTGGACGATCGGTCACGGCGCGTCGGTCGCGATCTGGGAACCGCCCGCGCCCTCCGACGAACCGGCCGACGACAGCCTCGCCGCCCAGCTGCCCGCCGCCGAGTTGAGCCGGGTCCGCGCGTACGAGCGGGCGATCCACTCCGCCCTGCCGAGGACCCCGTTCTGGTACCTCGGCGTCCTCGGTACCCACCCCGACTACGCCGGCCGCCGCTGGGGTCACGCGGTCATGGGGGCGGGGCTCCGCCGGGCCGCCGAGGACGGCGTGCCAGCCGTCCTGGAGACCAGCAACCCCGGAAACGTCGAGGTCTACCGCCGCGCCGGCTGGGAGGTCGTAGGCGTCGTCGAGGAGCCGCTGCCGACCTGGATCATGCAGCAGTCGCAAGCGGTCCGCACCTCGGACCGGTAG
- a CDS encoding VOC family protein encodes MATRLVQINMKARDDSALGGFWAKVLGWEVSSEGPGVTNLEPEGFVYPDPVAVCIDLVSSPEPKTVKNRVHVDLATTSVEHQAELVAHLRDLGATPADIGQGDVPWTVLADPEGNEFCVLDPRPRYRDTGPIAAVVVDCADPRAMARFWGAATDWVVHEVTDDSATLRSAKGVGPYLEFIRTADPKTVWNRVHLDVRPYPGDDLAAEAARLRALGATALDLDVPWMVLADPEGNEFCVLSPS; translated from the coding sequence ATGGCAACGCGGCTCGTGCAGATCAACATGAAGGCTCGGGACGACTCCGCGCTGGGCGGTTTCTGGGCGAAGGTGCTCGGTTGGGAGGTCTCCAGCGAGGGACCCGGCGTGACCAACCTCGAACCCGAGGGCTTCGTCTACCCCGACCCCGTCGCGGTCTGCATCGACCTTGTCTCCTCCCCGGAACCCAAGACGGTGAAGAACCGTGTGCACGTCGACCTCGCCACCACCTCGGTGGAGCACCAGGCGGAGCTGGTCGCGCACCTGAGGGATCTGGGCGCCACGCCCGCCGACATCGGCCAGGGTGACGTCCCGTGGACGGTGCTGGCCGACCCGGAGGGCAACGAGTTCTGCGTGCTGGACCCGCGACCGCGCTACCGGGACACCGGGCCGATCGCGGCGGTGGTGGTCGACTGCGCGGACCCGCGAGCCATGGCCCGCTTCTGGGGTGCGGCCACGGACTGGGTCGTGCACGAGGTGACCGACGACAGCGCGACACTCCGCTCCGCCAAGGGCGTCGGCCCCTATCTGGAGTTCATCCGCACGGCGGACCCGAAGACCGTGTGGAACCGGGTCCATCTCGACGTCCGCCCGTATCCGGGTGACGACCTGGCCGCCGAGGCGGCCAGGCTGCGGGCGCTCGGCGCCACCGCCCTGGACCTGGACGTTCCGTGGATGGTCCTCGCCGACCCGGAGGGCAACGAGTTCTGCGTCCTCTCCCCGAGCTGA
- a CDS encoding nucleotidyltransferase family protein: protein MAVRLDTHDQITVCAPHGLNDLLDGVWRRNPSRASPEISRQRLARHRPTERWPGVRIVT, encoded by the coding sequence GTGGCCGTCCGCCTCGACACGCACGACCAGATCACGGTATGCGCGCCGCACGGCCTCAACGACCTGCTCGACGGGGTGTGGCGGCGCAACCCGAGCAGGGCCAGCCCCGAGATCTCCCGCCAGCGACTCGCCCGCCACCGCCCCACCGAACGCTGGCCCGGCGTTCGCATCGTGACCTGA